A window of Streptomyces broussonetiae genomic DNA:
CGCAACGAGCAGCTCGTCAGGCTTCGGCATGGGATCGGATTCTATGCACCGGCCCGCCCGGGCGGCTTGGACGATGGCGCAATTGGGCGACACGGGCGCATACGGCTCCCCTGGTGGCGCACTACACGCCGGGGGTGCGCATGTGCGGCGGCTGCGAGCCAGGGGCGTGCTTCGAGGCATTGGTCTGCTGCCGTTCGGCTGCCACAGGTCTTCGACGAACGCATCAGGGTCACCCTCGTCTGCGGACCGTTCATGCCCGGCCCTTGCCTACCCGACCCTGCGCCCCGCCCGCCAACCCACCCGAGCCACCGTGCTCGCCGGAGGGGGCTGAGAATCGCGGTCGACGCGCCGCGCCGGTCGGCGCCGCCACCGGAAGCTCCGCGGGCGGCTCCGGGTCTCATCCGTGCGTCGGACCTGCGCTGCGGACAGCCCCCAGTATTCGCAGATCGGCTCAGCGGGATACCTCATCACCGAGCCGCAGCAAATCTATGCTCGCTGGAGTAGACATTCGCTGTCTCAGTGATTATGGTTTCTTTCGTAGCCGAGATCGAGCAAGGCCCGGCAGACACGAACTGCCGGGCAGCACTCCACGTATGACGGTGCGGTGGTGGAGTTCCGAAGCCAGGTTGTTGTACGACGGCGACGGGACTGACGACCGGACCGGGTGGCCTGAAGTGATGAGGGGCCGCCGTGAGCAGGACCGCAGTTGACGCGGTTGCAGTACCAGTAGTACGCAGTCCCTGTTTGCAAGTGATTGGTTCCGAGGGAAGAACGGAGGAGTCGAGCACCATCAGGATCGCCCGGGCGGAAGACGCGAGCCCGGGTACCGCAGGACATCGATAGGTAGGTGGTCTCCGGTCACGCATCCGCGATCCCCGCACCCCCGTCGGAATATCAGGCGGCTGGGCGGAAACAGAAGGCCGACGCAGCACTAGGGTCGGCAGATGGTGTTGCAGTTCCTTCGGGGCCTTGGTGCCAAACGGCACCAAGGCCCCTCCACGCGTTCCGCAGAGAGGTGAGATGACAGCAGACGAGTCGCTAAGCCGTCTCGACGACGACGACTACCCCGCCTACACGATGGGCCGGGCCGCCGAGTTGCTCGGTACCACTCCCGGCTTTCTCCGCGCCATCGGCGAAGCGCGGCTGATCACACCACTGCGCTCCGAGGGCGGACACCGCCGCTACTCCCGCTACCAACTGCGCATCGCGGCCCGCGCGCGTGAACTCGTCGACCAGGGCACCCCGATCGAGGCCGCATGCCGGATCATCATCCTCGAAGACCAGCTCGAAGAAGCCCAGCGCATCAACGCCGAATACCGCCGCACCGGCGGATCGTCCAGTCCATCGGCCGCAGCCTGAGGTGAGCGGGCCCGCCGGTATCGGCGGGCTGTCACATCCGCGCGTGGCCGGGCTGCGGCGCGCAGAGATGATCCTCGCCTCCGAACGGCTCCCCCGTCAGTGGACGGCGAGGGAGATGGCGATGTAGTGCGCGGTGAAGGCCGCCACGGTCAAGGCGTGGAACACCTCGTGGAAGCCGAACCAGCGGGGCGAGGGGTCGGGGCGTTGGACGGCGTAGACCACCGCGCCCGCGCTGTAGAGGAGACCGCCGGTCACTGTCAGGGTGACCACGGCCGCACCGCCGGTGTGCAGGAAGTCGGGCAGGTAACGCACCGGTGCCCACCCCAGGGCCAGGTAGCAGGGGGTGTACAGCCAGCGGGGAGCGTTGACCCACAGCACGCGGAAGGCGATACCGGTCAGCGCGCCCGTCCATACGATCCACAGCAGCAGGTTTCGCCGGTCAGGAGGGAGGAGGAGCACGGCCAGAGGGGTGCAGGTCCCGGCGGTGATCAGGAAGATGTTGGCGTGATCGAGGCGACGCAGGCCGGCCTCGCCCATCGGCCCCCAGGTACCCAGGTGGTAGACGGCGCTCGTCCCGAACAGCAGCCAGGCGGTGACGGAGTACACGGTGCAGGCCAGGGCCGCCTGCTGGGTACGAGCCAGGCAGACGAGCACGATGCCGGCGCTCACCGAGGCAGGGACCATCGCGGCATGGAGCCAGCCACGCAGCTTCGGCTTGACCGGCTCGACCAGGTCGGCCGCCCACTCGACCAGGTCTGCAACCGGGTGAAGATCCTCCCCGGCATTGCCATGATGTGATCCGCCGGGGAGACCGGCTACGGCGTCCCCAGACACAACTTCCCGTCCTGTCCCTTTCTTCTGGGCATCATCGGCAACCATCCGATCATGCTAAGGGCCTGCCCGTGACAGCGTCCGTCGAGGTCGGACTCGCCACCAACTGGGCCTCCGGAAGCCGTGTAAGCCGCCTGGCCATGGGAAGGACCAAGGTTCCCGAGCGCGCATCTCCGCCCACCTACGCCCAAGGACCGCCGATGCTTCCCGAGTTCCCCTCCCACGCATCCGCCCCCCTCGCAGATCAGCTGGCACAAAGGTTGGGGCTGCCCTCACAGTTCGAAACCGGCCGTTTCGACGTGGAGCGTGTCGCCGGCATAGCGGTCCTCGCGGCGGCCCACTCCGATGGCTATGCGGCCACCGGGCACCTCCTCGGACTGCTGGCCGCGCTCCCCGCCCCCACCGACGCAGGAGAACGCTTTTGGTCGAACCTGTGGAGATCCTCGGGCACCGCCTACCTGCTGCCGACCAATATCAAGGACCTGGTGCTGCGTTCGCTGGCCGGAGAGGGAACCGGTCTGGCCGGACAGATCCTCTCGGCCGTAGACGAGATGACGCCTCCCCAGCGCGTTGCGGCCGCAGAGGTGATCGGCCAGGCGCTCGCCGAGTCCGACCACCTACCTGATCTCAAAACACAGGTCATCGGCGAACTTTGGCTCCGGGACCTGGAACTCACCGCCTGGCGCGTCCTTCATGCGGACCACAAGTCGCCCGATGCGGCCGGACGTAACGCCTTCATCGAGGCATGGACGAGTGTCTGACCCCTGCCGAGCCGGCACACACAAGCATCCGAACAATCCGGGACGTTCGAGCAGCGACCTGTGATCGAACGAATCCGGGCACGACTCGGACGGTGGTGGTGGGAGGCGTCGGTCAGTTGGTCCTTGCCGAGAGGACGGGTTCGTAATGGCAGGGCTGGGGCCCGTGGGCGCACGGGCTCGCCGCACTGTCCTGGTCCCCGAGCACCGACAGTGGCACTGTGCTGACCTGCGCACAGGGGGCCGGTGACGCCGCCCACGACCCGTACCTGCGGGGCAGCGGCTCGACAGCCGCCCTCGCGGGGCCGTCTCGATACCGCCGGTACCCGGTCTCGCCGTGGCCGACGAGACTCACACGCCCGGCTGCCTGGTCACCGCGGCCTTGGCCGTCATGGAGTCGAGTGGCAGCGCGCCTTCACGGACGCCGTGATCGCCGCCCAGTCGCGGGACGGCGGGCACCCGGGGCAAGATCGGGCGCACCTCGCGCACAGCGCCGACGGCACTCCGGCACTGCTGTGCACCGAGCGGGCACTGCCGTACACCGAGTGGCCCAGCGGCGAGGCGCACCAGGAGGGCGCGGAGGCCGGTCGCCACGACAAGGGGCACGAGACGGCCGCCGCCGTCGAACAGTTCGACCGTCCGACCTGTGAGGTGCCCGCCGGAACCACCTGCCGCACCCGCGGCGGCAAGGTCGCCCCCAAGTACCACACCCCGCGCTTCAGGCCGTCCCCCAGCGCCGCGCCGAACTCGAAGTCCGCACCCCCGCCGACCGCGGCCCCGGCCGCGCCTGGGAGAAGGGCCCGACCATCGACGCGGTGGTGCCCGAGGCCGCGACGAAGCCCACGAGGGTGGGGTATGCCCGCTGCAGTACGGCCCAGCAGGAGCTCCCAGAGCCGGCTCGACGCCCTGGGGGAGGCCGGGCGTGATCCGGTCTCCTCGGAGAAGATCAGCACCCGCATCAAGGTGCGGCCCGAGTTCGTCAAGGCGATGGACTTCGCCCGCACCATCAAGAAGGCCGTCCCCCACCAGCGCGTTATCTTCACCGTCCATGAGATGAAGCGTCTGGGACGCGGCGCTGCCGAACTGCTGACCATTACCGAGGACCTGTGCCACCACGAGAGCCAGCTCGAACTCCTCACCGGCCCCCTCCAGGGCGTGTACGACCCCTCGGGGCACGGCGCCGCGCTGTTCGCGTTCTTCGCCGGCATGGCGGAGTCCGAGCGGGAGTACATCCGGGAGAAGTCCCTCGAAGGACAGGCGTCCGCCCGCGAGCGCGGCCGTCACGGCGGACGCCCGAAGGTCGTCGACGACGACATGGCCACCTACGCCCGTAGCCTGCGCGCCAACGGGGTGCCCACCGACTTCAGCATGTTCAGCAGCACGTCCGAGTTCTCGATCGTGTTCTGAAGCGCCGCCATCTCCACCTCCGGCGAGGGATCGAGATCACTCCTTGGCGTTCAACCCAGCAGCGTTACCGGCGGGACCCCAAGGCGGCGCCCCGGTCAGGACGGCCGGGTCATTCCGTTCAGGCGGACGACGACCATGGCGATGTCGTCGCCTGCCCCGCCGGTGAGGTGGAGGCGGGCGAGGAGGGCGTCGGCGAGGTGTTCCGGGCCGAAGTCGGTGCAGGTGGCGAGGGTGGAGAGCAGGCGGGTCAGGCCGGTGTCGATGTCCTCATCGCGGCGTTCGATCAAGCCGTCGGTGTAGAGGATGAGGGTGTCGCCGGGGCAGTACGTCGCGTTGGCCTGGGGGCGGGGGACGTGTTCGGGGCGGGCGCCCAGTGGTGGGTCGGTGGCCTGGTCGAGCAGGTCGCAGGTGCCGTCAGGGTGCAGCAGGACGGGCGGGGGGTGGCCTGCGCTGCTGTAGATGAGCAGGTGGTTGTGGCAGTCGACGAGGACCTGGACGGCGGTGGCGGCCAGGGCTCCCTCGATCGAGCGGGCGTACAGCCCGAGGACCTCCAGGGCCTGGGCGGGGCCGTGGACGGTGCGGGTGGCGGCGCTCAGCGCGCTGCGGAGCATGCCCATGACGGTGGCGGCCATCAGCCCGTGGCCGACGACGTCACCGACCGTGACGGCGAAGCGGTCCCCGGGCAGGTCGACGGTGTCATACCAGTCGCCGCACACGTTCAGCGCTCCCACTGCAGGCAGGTAGCGCACCGCGACGTTCGGGTGCCCGGCCAGGTCCGGGATGTGCAGCATGGCCTCCTGCAGGGCGACGGCTATCCGTCGTTCACGGGCGTGGGCCTGCCGCAGTTCCTCGTTCAGCTGCTGCAACTGCCGCGCCCGGGCGTACAGCTCAGCCTCCATGGCGGCTTCCCGGCCAGGGCTGACCGACGGCAGGTACGCCGCGCGGCGGACGCGGACGACGTCGGTCAT
This region includes:
- a CDS encoding MerR family transcriptional regulator; the encoded protein is MTADESLSRLDDDDYPAYTMGRAAELLGTTPGFLRAIGEARLITPLRSEGGHRRYSRYQLRIAARARELVDQGTPIEAACRIIILEDQLEEAQRINAEYRRTGGSSSPSAAA
- the trhA gene encoding PAQR family membrane homeostasis protein TrhA, with translation MVEPVKPKLRGWLHAAMVPASVSAGIVLVCLARTQQAALACTVYSVTAWLLFGTSAVYHLGTWGPMGEAGLRRLDHANIFLITAGTCTPLAVLLLPPDRRNLLLWIVWTGALTGIAFRVLWVNAPRWLYTPCYLALGWAPVRYLPDFLHTGGAAVVTLTVTGGLLYSAGAVVYAVQRPDPSPRWFGFHEVFHALTVAAFTAHYIAISLAVH
- a CDS encoding recombinase family protein produces the protein MPAAVRPSRSSQSRLDALGEAGRDPVSSEKISTRIKVRPEFVKAMDFARTIKKAVPHQRVIFTVHEMKRLGRGAAELLTITEDLCHHESQLELLTGPLQGVYDPSGHGAALFAFFAGMAESEREYIREKSLEGQASARERGRHGGRPKVVDDDMATYARSLRANGVPTDFSMFSSTSEFSIVF
- a CDS encoding PP2C family protein-serine/threonine phosphatase, whose amino-acid sequence is MTPQIDYVALFAALPSPCLALGTDLVIIDANPAFCEVTGRSRAELLGQYLFDAFPDNPADPEADGVATLKASLHRVLSSGQTDHMALQKYDIPVAGSPGVFKERWWSAINVPVLGADGQVAWIIHRSEDMTDVVRVRRAAYLPSVSPGREAAMEAELYARARQLQQLNEELRQAHARERRIAVALQEAMLHIPDLAGHPNVAVRYLPAVGALNVCGDWYDTVDLPGDRFAVTVGDVVGHGLMAATVMGMLRSALSAATRTVHGPAQALEVLGLYARSIEGALAATAVQVLVDCHNHLLIYSSAGHPPPVLLHPDGTCDLLDQATDPPLGARPEHVPRPQANATYCPGDTLILYTDGLIERRDEDIDTGLTRLLSTLATCTDFGPEHLADALLARLHLTGGAGDDIAMVVVRLNGMTRPS